The DNA sequence TCGCTGGTGGCGACAACCATCTCGCACGACGAACTGGACAGGCGGATGTACGCCGTTACCGCTTCCCCCTTGCGCTTCGACCGGACCTCGACCATCGGCTTCCAATTGGAGCCCAACTCCGCTTTGACGGCGTCCTGAAACGCCTCGGACCGCACCCCACGCAGCCCGCTATCCTCGTCGAAGATCGCGATCTTCATGGAGCCCGCTCCGGCCGGCCGCTTTACGGCCACCACCGTATTCACCAGAAACCCCATGCCCGGGATTCTGGTTCGGTGGATGCCCAGGCGCGACTCCACCCGGCTGACGAAGCTGTCGAAATTCTGAGCGCGGACCGCCGGGACGGCGAGAGTCATTGAGCAGAGTACGACCGCCACCAGACTTGGTATCCGGCTCATGACCTACTCCTCCTCGTCCTTCTCGCCCTTCTTCCCACCCTTGCCCGCCGGTGCTGTCACCTTCGGGATACCGAACTGTCCGCCCAGGCTCGTCAGGTCGCTGGGGTCGATGTGCCCCATGATGTTGACGATGGTCAGTTCCTTGGGCTCGGCCGCGATGATCAGCAGGCCGCCGTCGCGGTGCAGGTAGATTTCCGAGATCTCCCGGTCGCGCCGGCTGTGGGTGCTGACGATGACAGACCACTCGGGGCCCTTCAACTGCGCACGAATGTCATCGATGTCCTTCTGCGAGTATTCGCCCTCTTTATCGAATTCGTACCCGCGGACGTAGATGCCTTTCAGCTTCTGCGCGATCCGTTTCACGTCCGCCTCATCCTTCTTGTCGGAGAGGAACCTTGTGGCGAAGGCCAGCGTCTGCGGGTCGAGCGTCACATTCACCACTTCCGCCGCTTTGTCCGCCAGCTTGTCGAACGCGGCTGGAAACTTGATCTGCTGCGCGGGCAACAGGCCCGCCGCCATCACCATGACCAATACAGACCGAAACATCATTGCGATTCTCCCGTAATTCATTGCCCACCCCACTTACTGCGCGCTTTCCTCGTGTTCCAGCGCCTGCACCCGCACTTGCGCCATGCGCAGCTTCTCACCCGTCATCCGCAGCGCCAGCATCAGCTTCGCCTTGGCCTGCTCACCTTGCACACGCTCCCGCCGGACTTGCTCCCACCGCACTCCGCCAAAGACGACCGCCAGAGTGGCTACTGCCGCCGCCCAGCGCATCCATCCGGCCGGATGCCCCCAACCCGCAAACCACACCCTGCGCGGCTTCACCCCTTCAGCCTTCACCCGGGCCATTACTCCCGCGGCGAACCACTCCGGCGCATCCTTCCGTTCCAACGCCTGCCGTAGATCATTCTCAATAGGATCAAAGGGTTCCATCACCGCTCCTTTTCCATCCGGCCCTGTCCCAACCGCCGGGCCGCCTTCTCCTGCAACACGCCGATCGCCCGCCGCAGGTGGCTCCATACCGTCCGTTCCGGCATCTGAAGAGTGGCCGCAATCTCATGCACGTCCAGGTCCTCCTGGTAGCGGAGGATCACGACGGCCCGCTGCGTCTCGGGCAACGAAGCCACCAGACGCTGCAGATGTTCGGACATCATCGTGTCCTTCACCTGAGGCAGCGACGCCGGCTCGGCCAGCCCTTCCATCGAGATCTCCTGCCGGTTCGACTTCTTGCGATAGTTGTCGATGCACCGATGAGTGGCCGTTTGACGCAACCAGCTCTCCATGTGTTCCGGCGAGTCAATGGAGTCCAGGTTCCGGTACAACTGCAGGAATACGTCCTGTCCGATCTCCTCGGCGATCGCCCGGTTCCGGAAGAAGTGCCAGCAGATGCTATACACCATGCGCTGGTGCGTCCGGACGATGGCCGCAAAGCCCGCATCTTCACGAGCTTCCGACCGCCATGCATGTCCGGGTATTGCTGCCACTGCCTGCCCGACTCCCATTCTGCCCTGTCCTTCACACTCGAATACGAGGCAGGGTGTTGGGATTGTGCACTTTGTGGGGAAAAAGCTCTCAGCCATCAGCTCTCAGCGGTCAGCGCGCGCCGGCCAAGGCGGAGCCTACGGCCGGATGTAGATGCTATAGGCGTTCGTAAATCATACAAACTAAAGAGCTGAAAGCTGATAGCTGACGGCTGACCGCTACTCTTCCAACATCTTCATCGCCTTCGACAGACTCCGCGTCAGCCTGTTGAACGAATCGGCCAGGACTGCGATCTCATCCTTGCCTTTCACCGGCACTTCCACGATCTCCAGATTGCCCTTGCTGATGGCATCGGCCGCGGCGGCCATGCGGCTTACCGGCTGGATCACCGTCACGATCAGCGCCAGGTTCAGCAGAATCAGGCTGATGACGGAGATAGCGGCCAACCACAACATGAGATCCGCAAAGGCCCGGTCGGCGATCTGCGTCGGAACCGACATCGGCACCGTGACAATCTGCGCGGCGATGATCTCATCCACCTTCCAGCCGAACCCGTTGTTCGACCCGTAGCTGCGGATCATGGCCGGTGGCGCCGCCGCCGGGGTGCTGTGGCACTCCAG is a window from the uncultured Paludibaculum sp. genome containing:
- a CDS encoding DUF4252 domain-containing protein, translating into MMFRSVLVMVMAAGLLPAQQIKFPAAFDKLADKAAEVVNVTLDPQTLAFATRFLSDKKDEADVKRIAQKLKGIYVRGYEFDKEGEYSQKDIDDIRAQLKGPEWSVIVSTHSRRDREISEIYLHRDGGLLIIAAEPKELTIVNIMGHIDPSDLTSLGGQFGIPKVTAPAGKGGKKGEKDEEE
- a CDS encoding sigma-70 family RNA polymerase sigma factor; amino-acid sequence: MAAIPGHAWRSEAREDAGFAAIVRTHQRMVYSICWHFFRNRAIAEEIGQDVFLQLYRNLDSIDSPEHMESWLRQTATHRCIDNYRKKSNRQEISMEGLAEPASLPQVKDTMMSEHLQRLVASLPETQRAVVILRYQEDLDVHEIAATLQMPERTVWSHLRRAIGVLQEKAARRLGQGRMEKER